From Salinibacterium sp. ZJ450, one genomic window encodes:
- the purF gene encoding amidophosphoribosyltransferase: MCGIVGIVSSHPVNQLVYDSLALLQHRGQDSTGIATAEGNILHMQKAKGQVREAYRTRDMRSLLGNMGIGHVRYATRGIASAEEEAQPFYVNAPYGITLIHNGNLTNTRELTRELFTIDRRHLNTSSDTELLVNVLAHELQQEVSGLDLDPDQIFNAVSRVHQRVEGSYAAIALIAGHGLLAFRDPFGIRPLILGVRHVEGEPDEWVVASESLVLEAGGYEIVRDVAPGEAVFISRDGRMESRQCAANPRLIPCSFEYVYLARPDSIMNGISVYDARLRLGDRLADTIATHAPLGDIDVVMPIPDSSRPAAMQVAQKLGIEYREGFYKNRYVGRTFIMPGQAERSRSVRQKLNAMSSEFKGKNILIVDDSIVRGTTSKQIVEMARAAGANNVTFTSAAPPVRFPHVYGINMPSRQELVAHGRKIPEIATLLGADRMIYQEVADMESAIIEGSSVTSLEMSCFTGDYVTGTVTPEYLAWVEANQLS; encoded by the coding sequence ATGTGCGGCATCGTGGGCATCGTCTCATCACACCCCGTCAATCAACTCGTCTACGACAGCCTTGCGCTGCTCCAACACCGCGGTCAGGATTCCACCGGAATCGCGACCGCGGAGGGCAACATCCTGCATATGCAGAAGGCCAAGGGTCAGGTGCGCGAGGCGTACCGCACCCGTGACATGCGCAGCCTGCTCGGCAACATGGGCATCGGGCACGTGCGTTACGCCACCCGTGGGATCGCATCCGCCGAAGAAGAAGCCCAGCCGTTCTATGTGAACGCGCCGTACGGCATCACGCTGATCCACAACGGCAACCTGACCAACACCCGGGAACTGACCCGCGAGCTGTTCACCATCGACCGCCGGCACCTGAATACGTCGTCGGACACCGAGCTGCTGGTCAACGTGCTCGCGCACGAACTGCAGCAGGAGGTCTCGGGGCTCGACCTCGACCCCGACCAGATCTTCAACGCCGTCTCCCGGGTGCACCAGCGGGTCGAAGGCTCCTACGCGGCCATCGCGCTGATCGCCGGGCACGGGCTGCTGGCGTTCCGCGACCCGTTCGGCATCCGCCCGCTGATCCTCGGCGTGCGGCACGTCGAGGGCGAACCGGACGAGTGGGTCGTCGCCAGCGAATCGCTGGTGCTCGAGGCCGGCGGATACGAGATCGTCCGCGATGTCGCGCCCGGCGAGGCCGTGTTCATCAGCCGCGACGGCCGGATGGAGTCCCGCCAGTGCGCGGCCAACCCCCGACTGATCCCCTGCTCGTTCGAATACGTCTACCTGGCCCGGCCCGACTCGATCATGAACGGCATCTCGGTTTACGACGCGCGGCTGCGCCTCGGCGACCGGCTGGCCGACACCATCGCCACCCACGCGCCGCTCGGGGACATCGACGTGGTGATGCCGATCCCGGACTCGTCACGCCCCGCCGCCATGCAGGTGGCCCAGAAGCTCGGCATCGAATACCGCGAGGGCTTCTACAAGAACCGCTACGTCGGCCGCACCTTCATCATGCCCGGCCAGGCGGAGCGCTCCCGTTCGGTGCGACAGAAGTTGAACGCAATGAGCTCGGAGTTCAAGGGCAAGAACATCCTGATCGTGGACGACTCGATCGTGCGCGGCACCACCTCAAAGCAGATCGTGGAGATGGCGCGCGCCGCCGGCGCGAACAACGTCACCTTCACCTCGGCAGCCCCGCCGGTGCGCTTCCCGCACGTGTACGGCATCAACATGCCGTCGCGGCAGGAGCTGGTCGCGCACGGCCGCAAGATCCCCGAGATCGCCACCCTGCTCGGCGCCGACCGCATGATCTACCAGGAGGTCGCCGACATGGAGTCGGCGATCATCGAGGGGTCGTCGGTCACGTCGCTCGAGATGAGCTGCTTCACCGGCGACTACGTGACCGGCACGGTCACCCCGGAATACCTAGCTTGGGTCGAGGCGAACCAGCTGTCTTAG
- a CDS encoding sterol carrier family protein, with protein MGKAKIVAIVGEAAVRKELSGDTDREATALAVRYLLQLLAERAPGNTVEVRVPPFGAVQAIEGPRHTRGTPPNVIETDAATWVALATGSLSWDDALAADRVSASGSRADLAGQLPVLRVAAA; from the coding sequence ATGGGCAAGGCAAAGATCGTTGCCATCGTCGGCGAGGCGGCGGTGCGCAAGGAGTTGAGTGGCGACACCGACCGGGAGGCTACTGCGTTGGCGGTGCGCTACCTCCTGCAGCTGCTGGCCGAGCGGGCACCGGGAAACACCGTCGAGGTGCGCGTGCCGCCCTTCGGTGCGGTGCAGGCGATCGAAGGGCCACGGCACACCCGCGGTACTCCGCCGAACGTGATCGAGACGGATGCCGCCACCTGGGTGGCTCTCGCCACCGGTTCGCTGTCCTGGGACGACGCGCTGGCGGCCGACCGGGTGAGCGCGTCGGGCTCGCGCGCCGACCTGGCCGGGCAGTTGCCCGTGTTGCGGGTGGCCGCGGCCTGA
- the purD gene encoding phosphoribosylamine--glycine ligase, with amino-acid sequence MRILVLGSGAREHAIVTALLSENVGHEITAAPGNAGIAADVAVVALDPTNGAVVAEYSIENDIELVIIGPEAPLVAGVADELRQRGIAVFGPGKAAAQLEGSKTFAKYIMETAGVPTGRADRAGTIEDAIALLDEFGAPYVVKADGLAAGKGVIVTSDRDAALEHARHYLQQGSVLVEEFLDGQEVSLFLLSDGHTVLPLSPAQDYKRLGDDDAGPNTGGMGAYSPLPWLPDGFVDEVIDRVALPTVRQLAQEQTPFIGLLYCGLIITADGIRVIEFNARFGDPETQVVLPRLLTPLSGLLYAAATGRLSEQPRPEFTTDVAVGVVLASEGYPEEPITGRAITGLDRLEGVTVAHAATAHAADGHFVATGGRVLTVVATAPDFAEARATVYRELQKISLEGGQFRTDIAARVAR; translated from the coding sequence GTGAGAATTCTCGTCCTCGGATCCGGTGCCCGCGAGCACGCCATCGTCACTGCTCTGCTCAGTGAGAACGTCGGCCATGAGATCACCGCGGCACCCGGCAACGCCGGCATCGCCGCGGATGTCGCCGTGGTGGCGCTCGACCCCACCAACGGCGCCGTGGTCGCGGAGTACTCGATCGAGAACGACATCGAGCTGGTCATCATCGGACCGGAGGCCCCGCTCGTGGCCGGCGTCGCCGACGAACTGCGCCAGCGCGGCATCGCCGTGTTCGGCCCGGGCAAGGCCGCCGCGCAGCTGGAGGGCTCCAAGACCTTCGCGAAGTACATCATGGAGACGGCGGGCGTGCCCACCGGCCGCGCCGACCGCGCCGGCACCATCGAGGATGCGATCGCGCTGCTCGACGAGTTCGGCGCCCCATACGTGGTGAAGGCCGACGGGCTCGCCGCCGGCAAGGGCGTGATCGTCACCAGCGACCGGGACGCCGCCCTTGAGCACGCCCGGCACTACCTGCAGCAGGGCAGCGTGCTGGTCGAGGAGTTCCTCGACGGACAGGAAGTCTCCCTGTTCCTGCTCAGCGACGGGCACACCGTGCTGCCGCTCAGCCCCGCCCAGGACTACAAGCGGCTCGGCGACGACGACGCCGGACCGAACACCGGCGGCATGGGCGCATACTCGCCGCTGCCCTGGCTGCCTGACGGCTTCGTCGACGAGGTGATCGACAGGGTGGCACTGCCCACCGTGCGGCAGCTCGCCCAGGAGCAGACGCCGTTCATCGGCCTGCTCTACTGCGGCCTGATCATCACCGCCGACGGCATCCGCGTGATCGAGTTCAATGCCCGCTTCGGCGACCCCGAGACCCAGGTGGTGCTGCCGCGCCTGCTCACCCCGCTGAGCGGCCTGCTTTACGCCGCCGCCACCGGCCGCCTGTCAGAACAGCCCAGACCGGAGTTCACAACGGATGTCGCGGTGGGTGTGGTGCTCGCCAGCGAGGGCTACCCCGAGGAACCGATCACCGGGCGCGCGATCACCGGCCTCGACCGGCTCGAGGGAGTAACCGTGGCTCACGCCGCCACCGCCCACGCCGCCGACGGACACTTCGTCGCCACCGGCGGGCGTGTGCTCACGGTCGTGGCCACCGCCCCCGACTTCGCGGAAGCCCGCGCCACCGTCTACCGGGAGCTGCAGAAGATCTCGCTCGAGGGCGGCCAGTTCCGCACCGACATCGCCGCGCGGGTCGCCCGATGA
- a CDS encoding phosphoribosylaminoimidazolesuccinocarboxamide synthase, whose translation MTAQSPTEQVPGWAHTYSGKVRDLYTPADGSSDRMLVVASDRVSAFDHVLEPGIPGKGKLLTELSMWWFAQLSEVPNHLVDGDIPAAVAGRAMLVKTLDMFPVECVVRGYLSGSGWVEYQQSQSVCGVALPSGLRDGDRLPEPIYTPAWKAPMGEHDENITFERTVQLVGAEAATSLRDLSLQIFHRASDIAESCGVILADTKFEFGSDENGVITLGDEVLTSDSSRYWDAELYNSGDRTASFDKQIVRNWLLAHWDRVGDPPVLPPEIVEQTASRYRELINRLTGA comes from the coding sequence ATGACCGCGCAGTCGCCGACCGAACAAGTCCCCGGCTGGGCGCACACCTACTCCGGCAAGGTGCGGGATCTCTACACCCCGGCCGACGGCTCGTCCGACCGGATGCTGGTGGTCGCCAGCGACCGCGTCAGCGCCTTCGATCACGTGCTCGAGCCCGGCATCCCCGGCAAAGGGAAACTCCTCACCGAGCTCAGCATGTGGTGGTTCGCCCAGCTGAGCGAGGTGCCGAACCACCTGGTGGATGGCGACATCCCGGCGGCCGTGGCCGGCCGCGCCATGCTGGTGAAGACGCTGGATATGTTCCCCGTCGAGTGCGTCGTGCGCGGCTACCTCTCCGGCAGCGGCTGGGTTGAGTACCAGCAGTCGCAGAGCGTCTGCGGCGTCGCCCTGCCGAGCGGCCTGCGCGACGGCGACCGCCTCCCCGAGCCGATCTACACACCGGCGTGGAAGGCCCCCATGGGCGAGCACGACGAGAACATCACCTTTGAGCGCACTGTTCAGTTGGTGGGTGCCGAGGCGGCAACCTCCCTTCGTGACCTGTCTCTGCAGATCTTCCACCGGGCATCCGACATTGCGGAAAGCTGCGGCGTGATCCTGGCCGATACCAAGTTCGAGTTCGGTTCAGACGAGAACGGCGTGATCACGCTCGGCGACGAGGTACTGACCTCCGACTCCAGCCGATACTGGGACGCCGAGCTCTACAACAGCGGGGATCGCACCGCCAGTTTCGACAAGCAGATTGTTCGTAACTGGCTACTGGCACACTGGGACCGCGTCGGCGACCCGCCGGTGTTACCTCCCGAGATCGTCGAGCAGACCGCAAGCCGATATCGCGAACTCATCAACCGACTGACTGGAGCCTGA
- a CDS encoding GNAT family N-acetyltransferase, with amino-acid sequence MPEVREVPFEHADSTMLRAAQKAELAARYGTHDSEPGVAPSAADVTAFFVAYEDGMPAGCGGLRLLSDDEAEIKRMYVTPAHRGTGISVAVLEAIEAFGRESGLTKLVLETGTLQPDAMRFYEREGYTRIPNFGAYVDSELSVCYAKAL; translated from the coding sequence GTGCCTGAAGTCCGCGAAGTACCGTTTGAGCACGCCGACAGCACCATGCTGCGGGCCGCCCAGAAGGCGGAACTGGCCGCCCGCTACGGCACCCACGACTCCGAACCGGGCGTCGCGCCCTCGGCAGCAGACGTCACCGCGTTCTTCGTGGCCTACGAAGACGGCATGCCTGCCGGCTGCGGAGGCCTTCGCCTGCTCAGCGACGACGAAGCCGAAATCAAGCGGATGTATGTCACGCCCGCGCACCGCGGAACCGGCATCTCGGTGGCCGTGCTCGAGGCGATCGAGGCGTTCGGCCGCGAGAGCGGGCTCACCAAGCTGGTGCTCGAAACCGGAACACTGCAGCCCGACGCGATGCGTTTCTACGAGCGCGAGGGGTACACCCGCATCCCGAACTTCGGGGCGTACGTGGATTCCGAGCTGTCGGTCTGTTACGCGAAGGCGCTCTAG
- a CDS encoding VOC family protein produces MSAAQQDILSAGTGMGAVTLKVGNLDRMIGYYTQGVGLDLLSQEGDTAVLGRPGRPSLILQLTPELKHAPQGSAGLYHTAFLFAEKPDLAASVYSVARKFPNTFTGSSNHYVSEAFYFNDPEGNGVELYWDTDPASWKWNNGSIHMGTEYLDPNRFLQENITEAGMTDTGNGDAGVGHVHLKVGDIRTAKEFYVDTVGFETTIEYGTQALFVSAGGYHHHLGMNTWESSGAGARTPALGLGEVSIKVPTAEELGALSERLSSRKVEVINTGTEVRFNDPWANLVRVTAEV; encoded by the coding sequence ATGAGCGCAGCACAGCAGGACATTCTGTCCGCCGGCACCGGGATGGGTGCGGTAACCCTCAAGGTCGGCAACCTGGACCGCATGATCGGGTACTACACCCAGGGAGTGGGCCTCGACCTGCTGTCCCAGGAAGGTGACACCGCGGTACTCGGCCGACCCGGCCGGCCGTCGCTGATCCTGCAGCTCACGCCCGAACTGAAGCATGCGCCGCAGGGCTCCGCGGGCCTGTATCACACGGCATTCCTGTTCGCCGAGAAGCCCGATCTCGCGGCATCCGTCTACTCTGTGGCCCGCAAGTTCCCGAACACCTTCACCGGCAGCTCCAACCATTACGTCAGCGAGGCCTTCTACTTCAACGACCCCGAGGGCAACGGCGTCGAGCTGTACTGGGACACCGACCCGGCAAGCTGGAAGTGGAACAACGGCTCCATCCACATGGGCACGGAGTACCTCGACCCCAACCGCTTCCTGCAGGAGAACATCACCGAGGCCGGCATGACCGACACCGGTAACGGGGACGCCGGAGTAGGCCACGTGCACCTCAAGGTCGGCGACATCCGCACCGCCAAGGAGTTCTACGTCGACACGGTCGGTTTCGAAACCACCATCGAGTACGGCACCCAGGCGCTGTTCGTAAGCGCTGGCGGTTACCACCACCACCTCGGCATGAACACCTGGGAGAGCTCCGGAGCCGGCGCCCGCACGCCCGCGCTCGGACTCGGCGAGGTGTCAATCAAGGTTCCGACCGCGGAGGAACTCGGCGCGCTCAGCGAGCGGCTCTCATCGCGCAAGGTCGAGGTGATCAACACGGGCACCGAGGTGCGCTTCAACGACCCGTGGGCGAACCTGGTGCGCGTGACCGCCGAGGTGTAA
- a CDS encoding catalase: protein MSENTTTQTGSPVASDEHSLTVGADGVTALHDRYLVEKLAQFNRERIPERIVHAKGGGAFGEFVVTEDVSQYTRAAVFQPGAKTETLQRFSSVAGEQGSPDTWRDVRGFSVKFYTTEGNYDIVGNNTPVFFIRDAIKFPDFIHSQKRLPGSGLRDADMQWDFWSLSPESAHQVTYLMGDRGIPLSWREMPGFGSHTYQWINAAGERFWVKYHFTSNQGNVEIGGSEAEIIAGADADHYRRDLYEAIEAGNFPSWDVHVQVMPYEDAKSYRFNPFDLTKVWPHADYPLIKVGTHTLNRNPQNFFAEIEQAAFSPANLVPGIDVSPDKMLMARVFSYPDAQRYRVGTNYNQIPVNAPHAASVHSYTQDGAQRHAYNAPDVPVYAPNSKGGPVADAAAAGMGSWESDGALIRAAATLHAEDDDFGQAGTLYREVYDDAAKERFLETITGAVGGVKSPEIKERAIQYWTNVDATLGAKLRENLATAGETANESAEYVGVGE from the coding sequence ATGTCTGAGAACACCACCACCCAGACCGGAAGCCCGGTTGCCAGCGACGAGCACTCGCTGACCGTTGGCGCCGACGGCGTCACCGCGCTGCACGACCGCTACCTGGTTGAGAAGCTCGCCCAGTTCAACCGCGAGCGGATCCCGGAGCGCATCGTGCACGCCAAGGGCGGCGGAGCGTTCGGTGAGTTCGTGGTGACTGAGGATGTCTCGCAGTACACTCGCGCGGCCGTCTTCCAGCCCGGCGCGAAGACCGAGACGCTGCAGCGCTTCTCCAGCGTCGCCGGCGAGCAGGGCAGCCCCGACACCTGGCGCGACGTGCGCGGTTTCTCGGTGAAGTTCTACACCACCGAGGGCAACTACGACATCGTCGGCAACAACACCCCGGTGTTCTTCATTCGCGACGCGATCAAGTTCCCCGACTTCATCCACTCGCAGAAGCGTCTGCCCGGCTCCGGCCTGCGCGACGCCGACATGCAGTGGGACTTCTGGAGCCTCTCGCCCGAGTCGGCACACCAGGTCACCTACCTGATGGGCGACCGCGGCATCCCACTGTCCTGGCGTGAGATGCCCGGCTTCGGCTCGCACACCTACCAGTGGATCAACGCCGCCGGTGAGCGCTTCTGGGTGAAGTACCACTTCACCTCGAACCAGGGCAACGTCGAGATCGGCGGCTCCGAGGCTGAGATCATCGCCGGCGCGGACGCCGACCACTACCGTCGCGACCTCTACGAGGCCATCGAGGCCGGCAACTTCCCGTCGTGGGACGTGCACGTGCAGGTCATGCCGTACGAGGACGCGAAGAGCTACCGGTTCAACCCGTTTGACCTCACCAAGGTGTGGCCGCACGCGGACTACCCGCTGATCAAGGTCGGCACGCACACCCTGAACCGCAACCCGCAGAACTTCTTCGCCGAGATCGAGCAGGCCGCCTTCAGCCCGGCGAACCTGGTTCCCGGCATCGACGTCAGCCCCGACAAGATGCTGATGGCGCGCGTGTTCTCGTACCCGGACGCCCAGCGCTACCGTGTCGGCACGAACTACAACCAGATTCCGGTGAACGCTCCGCACGCCGCATCCGTGCACAGCTACACCCAGGATGGCGCCCAGCGTCACGCCTACAACGCGCCCGATGTCCCGGTGTACGCGCCGAACTCGAAGGGCGGCCCGGTGGCTGACGCCGCTGCAGCCGGAATGGGCAGCTGGGAGAGCGACGGTGCGCTCATCCGCGCCGCGGCTACCCTGCACGCCGAGGATGACGACTTCGGCCAGGCCGGCACGCTCTACCGCGAGGTGTATGACGACGCCGCCAAGGAGCGCTTCCTCGAGACCATCACTGGCGCGGTCGGTGGTGTGAAGAGCCCCGAGATCAAGGAGCGCGCGATCCAGTACTGGACCAACGTCGACGCCACCCTCGGCGCCAAGCTCCGTGAGAACCTGGCGACCGCCGGTGAGACCGCGAACGAGTCGGCCGAATACGTGGGTGTCGGGGAGTAG
- a CDS encoding Fur family transcriptional regulator — protein MIAPSLEVLTQSIRGAGLKVTAPRLAVMQALERSPHAAAEQLFAAVHEELPNTSLQAVYGVLGALADAGLIRRIQPAGSPALYERRVDDNHHHLICSGCGAVQDVDCVVGAAPCLTPSDAAGFTVHAAEVTFWGLCADCQAAASATSARP, from the coding sequence ATGATCGCGCCCAGCCTCGAAGTGCTCACCCAGAGCATCCGGGGTGCCGGGCTCAAGGTGACCGCCCCGCGGCTCGCCGTGATGCAGGCGCTGGAGCGATCCCCGCACGCTGCCGCGGAGCAACTGTTCGCGGCCGTGCACGAGGAGCTTCCGAACACCTCGCTGCAGGCGGTCTACGGCGTGCTCGGCGCGCTCGCCGATGCCGGGCTGATCCGCCGCATCCAGCCCGCCGGCTCGCCCGCGCTGTACGAACGCCGCGTCGACGACAACCACCATCACCTCATCTGCAGCGGCTGCGGCGCGGTGCAGGATGTCGACTGCGTGGTCGGTGCGGCGCCCTGCCTCACCCCGTCGGATGCCGCCGGCTTCACCGTGCACGCGGCAGAGGTCACCTTCTGGGGACTGTGCGCCGACTGCCAGGCTGCCGCGTCCGCGACATCCGCTCGCCCCTAA
- a CDS encoding PadR family transcriptional regulator: MKHAILGLLDLAPMTGYDLKKNFDATVAHFWSADQSQIYRTLSGLVDGGLASVSVVEQSSKPNRNVHSITEQGRAALDDWLRSPLEQQPTREPFLARLFFAGRMGADRVSALLDERRAAAAAQLAALRALQQQESATSDLAARLRLATLDNGIAHTQSELDWLDELTATLAAAPITTPTLETAP; encoded by the coding sequence ATGAAACACGCCATCCTCGGACTCCTCGACCTTGCGCCGATGACCGGCTACGACCTGAAGAAGAACTTCGACGCGACCGTCGCCCACTTTTGGAGCGCCGACCAGTCGCAGATCTATCGCACCCTTTCCGGCTTGGTCGACGGGGGTCTCGCCAGCGTTTCGGTGGTCGAACAGAGCAGCAAGCCCAATCGCAACGTGCACAGCATCACCGAGCAGGGTCGGGCGGCTCTCGACGACTGGCTGCGCTCCCCGCTGGAGCAGCAGCCCACCCGCGAACCGTTCCTCGCCCGGCTGTTCTTCGCCGGGCGGATGGGCGCCGACCGCGTCAGCGCCCTGCTCGACGAGCGCCGCGCCGCCGCCGCGGCCCAGCTCGCCGCACTCCGCGCCTTGCAGCAGCAGGAGTCCGCGACATCCGACCTCGCCGCCCGTCTTCGGCTGGCCACTCTCGATAACGGCATCGCGCACACCCAATCCGAACTCGACTGGCTCGACGAGCTGACGGCCACCCTGGCGGCCGCACCGATCACCACACCGACACTGGAGACCGCACCATGA
- a CDS encoding alpha/beta fold hydrolase: protein MTMHVTEQNTQAAESVLFIHGGNVAGWMWEAQVDALPDFHTIVPDLPGFGASNGERWESLADTADQLAAIIRERANGGTAHVVGLSLGALVGTVLVARHPELVRSAMLTGAPLGGVHGFANWAGMFQLRMWGSRGYWKTLAKAYRMPDDVLDIFIETGLGIDRPSARRMMAETYSGVTEQLSGLVGSTVPLLVLAGEKDDPSVARSFPDFTSRSTAATTHIVPKMHHAWNAEDPELFNRIMREWLTRRTASAELLAG from the coding sequence ATGACCATGCACGTCACCGAACAGAACACGCAGGCGGCCGAGTCCGTGCTCTTCATTCACGGCGGAAACGTCGCCGGCTGGATGTGGGAGGCGCAGGTTGACGCGCTGCCCGACTTCCACACGATCGTGCCCGACCTTCCCGGGTTCGGCGCATCGAACGGTGAGCGCTGGGAATCGCTCGCCGATACCGCCGACCAGCTCGCCGCGATCATCCGCGAGCGGGCGAATGGCGGCACCGCCCATGTGGTCGGGTTGTCGCTCGGCGCCCTCGTCGGGACTGTGCTTGTCGCGCGACATCCGGAACTCGTCCGCTCGGCGATGCTCACCGGCGCACCGCTTGGCGGCGTGCACGGCTTTGCCAACTGGGCGGGCATGTTTCAGTTGCGCATGTGGGGCAGCCGCGGTTACTGGAAGACCCTGGCGAAGGCGTACCGGATGCCGGACGACGTGCTCGACATCTTCATCGAGACGGGCCTCGGCATCGACCGGCCAAGCGCGCGCCGCATGATGGCCGAAACCTACAGCGGCGTCACGGAACAGCTGTCCGGGCTGGTCGGCAGCACCGTGCCGCTGCTCGTGCTCGCCGGGGAGAAGGACGACCCGAGCGTCGCCCGCTCCTTCCCCGACTTCACCTCACGCAGCACCGCCGCGACAACCCACATCGTGCCGAAGATGCACCATGCCTGGAACGCGGAGGATCCCGAGCTGTTCAACCGCATCATGCGGGAGTGGCTGACCCGGCGCACAGCATCTGCCGAACTACTGGCCGGGTAG
- the purS gene encoding phosphoribosylformylglycinamidine synthase subunit PurS, translating into MPTIVVEVMPKAELLDPAGKAVAGSLARQGKTQFTGVRIGKRFEITVDSEVTDAVLAEVQQLADDMLSNSVIEDVVSISVLEDAAA; encoded by the coding sequence GTGCCCACCATCGTCGTAGAAGTCATGCCCAAGGCAGAACTGCTTGACCCCGCGGGCAAGGCCGTCGCCGGCTCGCTCGCCCGTCAGGGCAAGACCCAGTTCACCGGTGTGCGCATCGGCAAGCGTTTCGAAATCACCGTGGACAGCGAGGTGACGGATGCCGTGCTGGCCGAGGTTCAGCAGCTGGCCGACGACATGCTCTCCAACTCTGTGATCGAGGATGTCGTCTCGATCAGCGTGCTCGAGGACGCGGCCGCGTAA